A genomic stretch from Lathyrus oleraceus cultivar Zhongwan6 chromosome 2, CAAS_Psat_ZW6_1.0, whole genome shotgun sequence includes:
- the LOC127118638 gene encoding auxin-responsive protein IAA8 — translation MTLPRLGIGDDEGESNVTLLVSSSASMEKSVCLNLNGPKPKEFNYMGLSCDSSSSVDSLVTKIQSFEDGAKRNLNLKATELRLGLPGSVSPERDSSDLCLRSFDEKPLFPLHPQKDESKHAVLGNKRGFSDAMNVFSEGKMKPGSNMLENVAALQGKGTEIATVQVGLERPNGVGESRPNLNGSANNGNSIAPATKAQVVGWPPIRSFRKNSLTTASKNTEEADGKLGLGGAVFVKVSMDGAPYLRKVDLKNYTAYSELSSSLEKMFSCFTIGQCESHGNQMLNETKLRDLLHGSEYVITYEDKDGDWMLVGDVPWEMFIDTCRRLRIMKSSEAIGLAPRAVEKSKSRN, via the exons ATGACTCTACCAAGGCTAGGAATAGGGGATGATGAAGGTGAAAGCAATGTTACTTTGTTGGTTTCTTCATCAGCCTCAATGGAAAAAAGTGTGTGTTTGAATTTGAATGGTCCAAAACCAAAAGAGTTTAACTACATGGGGTTATCATGTGATTCTTCATCATCAGTGGATAGTTTGGTTACAAAGATTCAATCTTTTGAAGATGGGGCCAAAAGAAACTTGAACCTTAAAGCTACTGAGCTTAGATTGGGACTTCCAGGCTCAGTGTCTCCTGAAAGGGATTCTTCGGATCTTTGTTTGAGAAGTTTTGATGAAAAGCCTCTTTTTCCTTTGCACCCTCAAAAAGATGAATCAAAGCATGCTGTTTTAGGTAACAAAAGAGGGTTTTCTGATGCCATGAATGTTTTCTCAGAG GGGAAAATGAAGCCTGGCTCCAATATGCTTGAGAATGTTGCGGCGCTGCAAGGGAAAGGCACTGAAATAGCAACAGTTCAGGTTGGTCTTGAGAGGCCGAACGGTGTCGGTGAAAGCAGACCAAATCTTAATGGTTCTGCAAATAATGGAAATAGCATTGCTCCAGCTACCAA GGCACAGGTTGTTGGTTGGCCTCCAATAAGATCATTTCGCAAAAATTCCTTGACAACTGCTTCAAAGAACACCGAAGAGGCTGATGGAAAACTGGGATTAGGAGGCGCCGTGTTTGTGAAGGTTAGCATGGATGGTGCTCCTTATTTGAGAAAAGTAGATCTGAAGAACTACACTGCATATTCAGAACTCTCTTCATCTCTTGAGAAGATGTTCAGCTGTTTCACCATAG GACAATGTGAATCTCATGGAAATCAGATGCTGAATGAAACAAAGCTGAGAGATCTGCTTCATGGGTCAGAATATGTTATTACTTACGAGGATAAAGACGGTGACTGGATGCTTGTCGGTGATGTTCCTTGGGA GATGTTTATCGATACATGCAGGAGGCTAAGGATCATGAAAAGCTCCGAAGCGATTGGTCTAG CACCTAGAGCAGTTGAAAAAAGTAAAAGCAGGAACTAG